The segment TCGGCGGGGGCGGGCCCGGGTGGGGCGGAGACGCCTGGGAAGGGCGGCACCACGTCCACCTCGTCCCAGGGGCCGGGCCGGCCGGTGAGCAGTTCCCGGTGCCAGGACAGGCCCAGGTAGGTGATTCGGGCGTCCGGGTAGGCGGCACGCAGAGCGTCCAGGGCCGGCAGGCTCAGCACGAAGTCACCCAGCCCGTTCGCCCGCAGCACGGCGATGCGTCGCGCGCCGTCCACCTCTGCGCGGCTGGACAGGCCGAGAGTGCGAACGACCCCGATCCCAGGCTCCATGCTGTCCGGAGTGCCCTGAAGCCTGATCCGCAAGGTCACCGCCGCCTGGGTGTGTCAGCAGGTACGTCGCGGGCAGACGGGTGGAAGACGGCTCGGACGCAGTCGTCCTCCTTGGTCTTGAACAGGTCGTAGCCGTGCGCGCCCTTCTCCAGGGGCAGTACGTGGGTGGCGAGATGGTCGGTACGGATCTCTCCGCGGCCGATGCGCTCAAGGAGCATGGGGATATAGCGTTGACCGTGCTGCTGGGCGCCGCGGACGGTCAGGCCCTTGTTCATGAGCGCGCCGAGCGGGAACTTGTCCACGACCCCGGTGAAGACACCGAGGACGAACACCGAGCCGCCCTTGCGGCAGTGGTAGATGGCCTCGCGCACCGCGATCGGCCGGTCAGTCTCCAGCTTCAGCTTGCTTTTGACCTGGTCGTAGACGTGCTGTGGGCCGGGGCTGTGCGCTTCGCAGCCGACGGCTTCGATGCACACGTCGGGCCCTCGCCCGCCGGTCGCCTCGCGTAGGGCCGCGCCGACGTCGGTCAGCTCGTAGTTCAGCGTCTCCAGCCCGAAGACCTGCTCGGCCTGCCGTAGCCGGTAGTCGAACCGGTCGATCACGATGACTCGTTCCGCTCCCAGCAGCTGCGCGGCGCGGGCCGCCATCTGCCCGACGGCGCCGCAGCCCCAGACCGCGACGACGTCACCGGGGCGCACCCCGCCGAGGTCGGCGCCCATCCATCCGGTGGGTACGGAGTCCGAGCAGAACAGGGCGCTCATGTCGTCGACCTCGGGCGGTACCGGGATCGCCGTGTGGTCGGCGAAGGGCACGCGGACGAACTCGGCGTGGCTGCCGCGGAAACCGCCCATGGCGTGGGAGTACCCGAAGATGCCGCCGGGATCGGCGCCCCACAGCGTCTGGGTGATGCCGGGGTTGATGTTGGTGTTGTCGCACA is part of the Parafrankia discariae genome and harbors:
- a CDS encoding zinc-dependent alcohol dehydrogenase; the protein is MRALCWEGINDVRLQTVPDPGIQQDTDLLLRVRLSTTCGSDLHLLTGHIPFMEAGDVIGHEFMGEVVEVGPEVRRHRPGDRVVVASFIGCGRCWYCRHDLWSLCDNTNINPGITQTLWGADPGGIFGYSHAMGGFRGSHAEFVRVPFADHTAIPVPPEVDDMSALFCSDSVPTGWMGADLGGVRPGDVVAVWGCGAVGQMAARAAQLLGAERVIVIDRFDYRLRQAEQVFGLETLNYELTDVGAALREATGGRGPDVCIEAVGCEAHSPGPQHVYDQVKSKLKLETDRPIAVREAIYHCRKGGSVFVLGVFTGVVDKFPLGALMNKGLTVRGAQQHGQRYIPMLLERIGRGEIRTDHLATHVLPLEKGAHGYDLFKTKEDDCVRAVFHPSARDVPADTPRRR